The Pseudomonadota bacterium genome segment CGGAAACAATTTTTAATAAATCATTGAAACTTCCCGCAGCAGGAAAGTATCCGCAAGGGGTATGAATTTCGACTCCAAGCTCCTGGGAAAGCACTCGCTGTTCCAGTTCAAATATTCTGGAATCATTGTCGGGCAAGTAATCTTCTTTTGCAAAACAAATCAACAAAAAACCATGCCCTTTTTTCGACACCAAGGTTATTTCAAGGATTCAATCCATAGAAAAATCCTCATTTTTTTTTCATCTGTACCATATCCCACAAAAAAAAGTATAAACTTTACTCGATGAAAATAACCAGGGCAATGGCTTTCCAAGAATCGAAATATGCAAAATTATATTTTTTAATACTTTGATTTATGTTAATAATTTGTAGTTTTACTCTGGATTTTTGTTACTGCACAGGTCAAAAGACTATAGACATCCAGGCCGTGGGTTTTAGAAAAAACAGACAAACATAATCTTGAGCGCCCGGCTTCGATCAATGCACAGCCAGGATCCCAAGGGTATAAACTTCGACATCAAAAACTAACAACCGACAGTCTAACCAACCTGGGTTGTTACGTTTTTTATCAAACAACGGATACTCATTCCTCCAACAGATACCCTATCAGGCAACTGTACATTTATGAAAAATATTAGAAATTTCAGCATAATAGCACATATAGATCATGGGAAATCAACTCTGGCCGACAGATTTATCCAGCATTGCGGCATGGTTACCGCCCGTGAATTCCATGACCAGCTTCTCGACAATATGGACATTGAAAGAGAGCGCGGCATCACCATTAAAAGCCAGGCGATCTGTTTGCCCTATAAGGCAAAAGACGGCACAGAATACATCCTGAACCTGGTTGATACACCGGGGCATGTTGATTTCAGCTACGAGGTGTCTCGGGCTCTTGCGTCCTGTGAAGGTGCTTTACTGTTAATTGATGCGGCGCAGGGAGTGGAGGCGCAAACCCTTGCCAATCTCTATCTTGCCATGGAAAACAATCTGGAAATCATCCCGGTGATTAATAAAATCGATCTGCCGTCAGCCGACCCCACAGCCATTGCCCTGCAGATTGAAGAAGATCTCGGTCTGGACGCCGAGCGCACCGTTGCATGTTCTGCTAAAACCGGTAAGGGCGTCGATGAAGTCCTTGAGGCGGTGGTCAAATTTCTCCCGCCACCCCGAGGTGATGTCGCCGCGCCCCTGGAGGCGCTGATTTTTGACGCACGCTACGACGCCTTCCGAGGAACGATTATCTCCTGCCGTATCTTTCAAGGCCGCGTACGTCCGGGCGATACGATCAAATTCATGTCGAACAAGGCTTCATACCGGGTTGAAGAGGTTGGGGTCTTTCGCTTGAAACGCGAATCAAGAAAAGAACTTTCCGCCGGCCAGGTGGGTTATATCATTGCCGGCGTAAAAACTGTAAGCGACACCAAAACCGGTGACACCATTACCCTTAAGGACAATCCCTGCACAAAAGCCCTGCCCGGTTTCAAGGAAATTCAGCCGGTGGTATTCTCTTCCCTCTATCCCATCTCAACGGATGAATATGAAAACCTTGCAACGGCAATTGAAAAACTCAAACTCAATGATGCCTCGCTGTCATATCAGAAAGACGCGTCATCAGCCCTGGGTTTTGGGTTTCGTTGCGGCTTCCTTGGCCTTCTGCACCTGGAGGTCGTCCAGGAACGACTGGAACGCGAATTCGACATCCCGCTTATCCTTACCGTACCGTCGGTAAAATATCATTTTTACCTTCAGGACCAAACCATGCTGGAAGTGGACAACCCGGCATATTTTCCTGATCCTGCAAAAATCCTCCGCACCGAAGAACCGTATATCAAGGCAACGATTCTCATACCGGAACGCTATATGGGGGTTATCATGACCCTTTGCATGGAACGCCGGGGCGAAAACACCAATTACCATTATCCCATGCCCGGCCGCATAGAATTCACCTGTGAACTGCCCCTTGCGGAAGTCATTTATGACTTTTATGACAAACTCAAATCCATCACCCAGGGGTATGGCTCCTTTGATTACGCTCTGATCGATTACCGGCCCAGCGATCTTTCCAAACTGGATATTCTGGTAAATGGTGAAAGGGTCGACGCCCTCTCGCAACTGGTTCATAAATCAAAAGCACGTGAACGTGGCCTTCATGCCTGCGAAAGGCTCAAAGAAGAAATCCCCCGCCAAATGTTTAAAATCGCCATCCAAGGGGCGATCGGCGGCACAATCATCGCCCGTGAAACCATTGCCGCCCTCCGAAAAGACGTTACGGCAAAATGCTACGGCGGCGACATTTCAAGAAAGCGCAAACTGCTTGAAAAGCAGAAAGCCGGCAAGAAACGGATGAAGACCGTCGGCAACGTCGACATCCCCCAGAAAGCCTTCCTGGCGGTCCTCAAATCCGAACAGACCTGAAATGAAAGATCACAGGAGGTCGCTTTTTCAGCGGTTTGCAAAACTTTTCGATCATCGCCGAAATCCGTAACAACCTGTCTATCATTCCACAGTATCGCTGCCAACTCCTGTAAATTTCCGACAAAACCCATGCCATAAACTATCTCCGGGATATAATCACCTTATTTCCAGATAGTTAGCTTGTGGCGCGAGGAAATAGCGCTGATCAGCGTTGAACCATGCCAGCAACCAGGAAAATCCCGTCTTATCAAGCCGAACTATTGGACTGAAAAAACCAACGATAACAGATGGTTGAGGCTAAACAAAAAAACACGACAGATCAATGAGTTAAAAAAACTTGACTTGCCACTTTCCGCCGTAATAAAAAGGAGCAAAGTACAACTTCTTAAGAACTTAAAAAAAAGGGAGGGCAATGCCATGCAGAAAGAAATAATCAAGCAAAAATACCGCTCCTTCCTGAAAGAAATTGAAACCGATCTGCAGGGGAAAGCACAGGGGTACATGAAAACCCTGAAGATCGGTAAAAAGATATTTCCCTTCTGCATCAGTCCCCAGATTGAGGTGATCCTCCTTGATCCCGAGGACCAAACCATCATCTACAGAAGAACTTCAGACCCTGATGCCCTGATCAGAAAAAAAGGTGAATGGATAGTAGGAAAACCCCTGGATGTCGTGTGCAACGCCATCAACTGGGCAGAACTGATGAAGCGTCAAAAACAATAAGGTCTTTTGCACAATTGGCACACTTCCCTTTGGGGAAGGGACCAAAAACCGCTTTTCGGCAAGCACATATTGTCAACAACGGCAAACTGGAAAAATGCTGAAAAAACAAATAGTAAAACGAACAGGTTGGCAGTGGGTAGGAAACGCAAACTTCTGGACCGGAGCAGGAAAAAGAACAAGATAATTATGATAGATCAGCGATAACGCTCCGAAGGGAGCGATGCTGACCGGAACCCTGGCGGACAATTTCTTCTTAAAGAGGATCTATGCGAAGACAGGAATTTTTCAGGTTAGGGGCATAGCTGATGTTCTTTGCGCAGAAAATTTATCCAGCGAGTATACAAACGCCGCGGTTGGCAAGAATAGTCTGGATTTCCTGATCGGGAAGTCTGCAGTTCTGCTGCTTCATGAGGTAAACGATACAGTCTTTGCAGACGGCAAAAGTGCTTCGGTAATCATCAAGTGTTTCGACGATTTCCCAGCACGGCGTTCCGGAATTTTGATAGGCCTTACAATTTTCAGGGTTACTGCACTTCATAATTTCCCAGCAGGGCAAGTCACTCATCACAGACATACAGTTAACGCTCCCCCAATAAACCTCAGTAAATAAGCTCCAAATGGGAATCCACCTCTTACCCATTCAGCCCCGACCAATAGCACCTCCCCAGGCACGAAATATCAATAAACCACTAACTGAGAAAATGGTCAAGTCCGACACGTAAATTATCAACACCCTCACCGGTTTTTGCGGAAAAAAGAATCCGCGCGGCAGGGATGATACCAAGGGATGCATCAAGGGCCTTGGCATTTTTATACTGCTGATTTTTGGACAGTTTATCCGTTTTCGTATAAACCGGAAGCACCGGAATATTATGGGCATTGAGCCATCCCACTAAATCACGGTCCTGATCTTTCAGGTCATGACGAATATCCAGAATGACAACCACACAACGCAATGTCTCCCTGGATTCCAAATAGCCGGTAATCAGTTCCTGCCATTGGGCCTGCACACTCTTAGGCACTTTGGCAAAACCATATCCCGGGAGATCCACCAGGTAATAGGAGGCATCCTCAACCAGAAAATAATTAAGGCTCTGGGTTTTACCCGGCTTGGAACTCACCTTGACGAGATTGCGGCGGTTTATCAGCTTGTTGATCAGACTTGATTTACCAACGTTTGAACGCCCGGCAAAGGCGATTTCCGGAAATTCCGGTTCGGGCAACTGCCGCAAACTATAAGCGCTTATCACAAAGCTGACATTTTCATACATATCAGATGACCTTGTTCAGCGAGTATTCGATGATTCCCTGAGCGCCGGTTTTTAAAAGCTGCGGGACAAGATCGCGCACCTTTTGTTCAGTAATCACCGTTTCAACGGAATACCATTTCTTCTGATACAGATGCGCAATTGTCGGAGCGTTCATGCTTGGCAGGAGAGCAATCACCGCGTCCAGCTTTTCTTCAGGAACATTCATTTTAAGACCGACAATCCGGTCAGCATTCAGCGCCCCTTGGAGCAGAACGGCCATATTCTTGATTTTTTCCTGTTTCCAGGGATCTTCCCATGCGGTTTTATTAGCTATGAGCTGGGTGTTTGAAGTCATCAATTCCTTGATAATCCGTAATCCGTGGGCACGGATCGTGCTCTCGGTTTCAGTCACTTCAACAATGGCATCGGCAAGGCCTGATACAACCTTGCCTTCCGTTGCCCCCCAGGAAAATTCGATATCAACGTTAATACCCTTTGCTTCGAAATACTTCCTGGTAAAATTCACCAGCTCCGTGGAAATCTTTTTACCTTCAAGGTCTTCAAGCTCCTTGATATCGGAATCACCCGGTACTGCAAGCACCCACCGGGTTGGCCGCCTGCTGACCTTGGAATAGATGAGATCGGCGACCACCACTACATCAGATTCATTTTCGCAAATCCAGTCCTTACCGGTAATCCCGACATCAAGCACCCCTTTTTCAACATATCGTGACATTTCCTGGGCGCGGCAGATGGAACAGGCCAGTTCAGGATCATCAACTTCCGGGAAATAACTCCGCGATGAAAGCTTGATCCGCCAACCGGATTTTTCGAACAGCTCGATAGTTGCCTTCTCCAGACTCCCCTTGGGAAGCCCCAGCTTCAATACATTCATTTTTTATATACCTCCCCGGGATCAAACACCGGTTCATCTTTAACAATAAATTTTTTATCTTCCACCCTGCGAAAAAAACAGCTGCCATATCCTTTATGACATGCGGCAGATCCCAACTGCTCCACCCGATAGACCACGGTGTCCTCATCACAATCCACCAGGACTTCCTTTATCAACTGATAATGCGAGGAAGTTTCGCCCTTCAGCCAGAGCTTGCTCCTCGAACGACTCCAGTAATGCGCCTTGCCGGTCTCCAAGGTCTTTTCCCAGGCTTCTTTATTAATATAGGCCAGCATCAACACCTCGCCGGTTTTATAGTCCTGCACTATGGCCGGCAGCAGGCCGCCGCCTTTTTCAAATTGCAATTCATCCATATTTTTCCCAGCCGATCCTGGATGCTTTTGAAAAATATCAAAGGAAAACAGCTTTGCCTCCCCTGATATCCATGATTGGAAATACCGCTTTTTAAAAATTCTCGGAAATCTTACTACTCGCCGCCTGCTGGCTCCTTTTCCGGATCCTTTTTTCGTTCCTGCAAGACTTCATCCGTTCTTTCATTTTTCAGGTAATTGATGATACACGATGACCTGAACTTACAATAT includes the following:
- the lepA gene encoding translation elongation factor 4; this encodes MKNIRNFSIIAHIDHGKSTLADRFIQHCGMVTAREFHDQLLDNMDIERERGITIKSQAICLPYKAKDGTEYILNLVDTPGHVDFSYEVSRALASCEGALLLIDAAQGVEAQTLANLYLAMENNLEIIPVINKIDLPSADPTAIALQIEEDLGLDAERTVACSAKTGKGVDEVLEAVVKFLPPPRGDVAAPLEALIFDARYDAFRGTIISCRIFQGRVRPGDTIKFMSNKASYRVEEVGVFRLKRESRKELSAGQVGYIIAGVKTVSDTKTGDTITLKDNPCTKALPGFKEIQPVVFSSLYPISTDEYENLATAIEKLKLNDASLSYQKDASSALGFGFRCGFLGLLHLEVVQERLEREFDIPLILTVPSVKYHFYLQDQTMLEVDNPAYFPDPAKILRTEEPYIKATILIPERYMGVIMTLCMERRGENTNYHYPMPGRIEFTCELPLAEVIYDFYDKLKSITQGYGSFDYALIDYRPSDLSKLDILVNGERVDALSQLVHKSKARERGLHACERLKEEIPRQMFKIAIQGAIGGTIIARETIAALRKDVTAKCYGGDISRKRKLLEKQKAGKKRMKTVGNVDIPQKAFLAVLKSEQT
- the yihA gene encoding ribosome biogenesis GTP-binding protein YihA/YsxC; this encodes MYENVSFVISAYSLRQLPEPEFPEIAFAGRSNVGKSSLINKLINRRNLVKVSSKPGKTQSLNYFLVEDASYYLVDLPGYGFAKVPKSVQAQWQELITGYLESRETLRCVVVILDIRHDLKDQDRDLVGWLNAHNIPVLPVYTKTDKLSKNQQYKNAKALDASLGIIPAARILFSAKTGEGVDNLRVGLDHFLS
- a CDS encoding ATP phosphoribosyltransferase; protein product: MNVLKLGLPKGSLEKATIELFEKSGWRIKLSSRSYFPEVDDPELACSICRAQEMSRYVEKGVLDVGITGKDWICENESDVVVVADLIYSKVSRRPTRWVLAVPGDSDIKELEDLEGKKISTELVNFTRKYFEAKGINVDIEFSWGATEGKVVSGLADAIVEVTETESTIRAHGLRIIKELMTSNTQLIANKTAWEDPWKQEKIKNMAVLLQGALNADRIVGLKMNVPEEKLDAVIALLPSMNAPTIAHLYQKKWYSVETVITEQKVRDLVPQLLKTGAQGIIEYSLNKVI
- the hisI gene encoding phosphoribosyl-AMP cyclohydrolase, with translation MDELQFEKGGGLLPAIVQDYKTGEVLMLAYINKEAWEKTLETGKAHYWSRSRSKLWLKGETSSHYQLIKEVLVDCDEDTVVYRVEQLGSAACHKGYGSCFFRRVEDKKFIVKDEPVFDPGEVYKK